NNNNNNNNNNNNNNNNNNNNNNNNNNNNNNNNNNNNNNNNNNNNNNNNNNNNNNNNNNNNNNNNNNNNNNNNNNNNNNNNNNNNNNNNNNNNNNNNNNNNNNNNNNNNNNNNNNNNNNNNNNNNNNNNNNNNNNNNNNNNNNNNNNNNNNNNNNNNNNNNNNNNNNNNNNNNNNNNNNNNNNNNNNNNNNNNNNNNNNNNNNNNNNNNNNNNNNNNNNNNNNNNNNNNNNNNNNNNNNNNNNNNNNNNNNNNNNNNNNNNNNNNNNNNNNNNNNNNNNNNNNNNNNNNNNNNNNNNNNNNNNNNNNNNNNNNNNNNNNNNNNNNNNNNNNNNNNNNNNNNNNNNNNNNNNNNNNNNNNNNNNNNNNNNNNNNNNNNNNNNNNNNNNNNNNNNNNNNNNNNNNNNNNNNNNNNNNNNNNNNNNNNNNNNNNNNNNNNNNNNNNNNNNNNNNNNNNNNNNNNNNNNNNNNNNNNNNNNNNNNNNNNNNNNNNNNNNNNNNNNNNNNNNNNNNNNNNNNNNNNNNNNNNNNNNNNNNNNNNNNNNNNNNNNNNNNNNNNNNNNNNNNNNNNNNNNNNNNNNNNNNNNNNNNNNNNNNNNNNNNNNNNNNNNNNNNNNNNNNNNNNNNNNNNNNNNNNNNNNNNNNNNNNNNNNNNNNNNNNNNNNNNNNNNNNNNNNNNNNNNNNNNNNNNNNNNNNNNNNNNNNNNNNNNNNNNNNNNNNNNNNNNNNNNNNNNNNNNNNNNNNNNNNNNNNNNNNNNNNNNNNNNNNNNNNNNNNNNNNNNNNNNNNNNNNNNNNNNNNNNNNNNNNNNNNNNNNNNNNNNNNNNNNNNNNNNNNNNNNNNNNNNNNNNNNNNNNNNNNNNNNNNNNNNNNNNNNNNNNNNNNNNNNNNNNNNNNNNNNNNNNNNNNNNNNNNNNNNNNNNNNNNNNNNNNNNNNNNNNNNNNNNNNNNNNNNNNNNNNNNNNNNNNNNNNNNNNNNNNNNNNNNNNNNNNNNNNNNNNNNNNNNNNNNNNNNNNNNNNNNNNNNNNNNNNNNNNNNNNNNNNNNNNNNNNNNNNNNNNNNNNNNNNNNNNNNNNNNNNNNNNNNNNNNNNNNNNNNNNNNNNNNNNNNNNNNNNNNNNNNNNNNNNNNNNNNNNNNNNNNNNNNNNNNNNNNNNNNNNNNNNNNNNNNNNNNNNNNNNNNNNNNNNNNNNNNNNNNNNNNNNNNNNNNNNNNNNNNNNNNNNNNNNNNNNNNNNNNNNNNNNNNNNNNNNNNNNNNNNNNNNNNNNNNNNNNNNNNNNNNNNNNNNNNNNNNNNNNNNNNNNNNNNNNNNNNNNNNNNNNNNNNNNNNNNNNNNNNNNNNNNNNNNNNNNNNNNNNNNNNNNNNNNNNNNNNNNNNNNNNNNNNNNNNNNNNNNNNNNNNNNNNNNNNNNNNNNNNNNNNNNNNNNNNNNNNNNNNNNNNNNNNNNNNNNNNNNNNNNNNNNNNNNNNNNNNNNNNNNNNNNNNNNNNNNNNNNNNNNNNNNNNNNNNNNNNNNNNNNNNNNNNNNNNNNNNNNNNNNNNNNNNNNNNNNNNNNNNNNNNNNNNNNNNNNNNNNNNNNNNNNNNNNNNNNNNNNNNNNNNNNNNNNNNNNNNNNNNNNNNNNNNNNNNNNNNNNNNNNNNNNNNNNNNNNNNNNNNNNNNNNNNNNNNNNNNNNNNNNNNNNNNNNNNNNNNNNNNNNNNNNNNNNNNNNNNNNNNNNNNNNNNNNNNNNNNNNNNNNNNNNNNNNNNNNNNNNNNNNNNNNNNNNNNNNNNNNNNNNNNNNNNNNNNNNNNNNNNNNNNNNNNNNNNNNNNNNNNNNNNNNNNNNNNNNNNNNNNNNNNNNNNNNNNNNNNNNNNNNNNNNNNNNNNNNNNNNNNNNNNNNNNNNNNNNNNNNNNNNNNNNNNNNNNNNNNNNNNNNNNNNNNNNNNNNNNNNNNNNNNNNNNNNNNNNNNNNNNNNNNNNNNNNNNNNNNNNNNNNNNNNNNNNNNNNNNNNNNNNNNNNNNNNNNNNNNNNNNNNNNNNNNNNNNNNNNNNNNNNNNNNNNNNNNNNNNNNNNNNNNNNNNNNNNNNNNNNNNNNNNNNNNNNNaaaaaaaaaaaaaagaaaaaataaataaataaataaaaaatgaaacaggtGCTGAGTGCAGTTTTGTacacattaatcccagcactcagtaggccgaggcaggtgaatttctgtgaatCTTCAAAgctagttccaggtcagccagagatacacagtgagaccttgactcaattatataaaagtgaaataaaacctAGGAAGCCAGATCCacacctccctcccacccaggCCTGAGCCTCACCTTTGAAATATTTGACTGTCTTCACTTTTAGTTCCAAGGTGGCGTCCtcgtcacacacaaacacagtgcgGGGGTGCTGCTGAAAGGCGGACACTGTCCACATGTGGTTCACGCCCTCCTCGATGGCTTTGTACAGAGCGAAGGCCTTGTGAGCGCCTGTGATGAGGATCATCACCTGGGGATCAGACAACAGGCAGGGATGCAGGCTCACAGGCAGGGATGCAGACTCAGAAAAGCTGCCCTTGTCAGCTCTCCTTCAGGATCACAGAATTGGAAGTACTACTGTGGCTCCGTGCAGTGTTCTCTATTTATAGAAAGCAAAGGCATGGCCCCACTGGAGCTAGGACACCAAGAGCAGAGGTGCTGAGGTGACCCTaagaactcactctacagactgTCCTCTCATCTGagtcccccactccccacccatgGAGTGGGCAATCTGAGATGGggtctggctggcctagaactcgagatctgcttgcctctgtctcctgagtgctgggatgaaaggaagGCATTATTGTTCTTGTCTCAACGCACTGAACACAGAGGCACAGGGAGGTGACTAAAGCCCTAACTACTTCTGGCCTTTGTTCCATTTCCCGATCAGATGCCCTCTCTGTTACAGTGGGCCTGCAAACTCTCATGCTTTCAAGATACAAGCAGACCCTGAGGGATGGATTCAGCCACCTGGTGGAAATCCAGGTACCATTAATTCACTAAAGTTTACCTCTCCACTGATTTAGATGCTTACGAACTTGAGCAAAGAAATTGGAAAGTAAACATCTACAGCCATTTCCCCCTGAGTGCAATAccccagaaaaacaacaacaacaaaaaaaaatgcttcaaaattCAAACACAGAGGCCAGTGAATGGCTCAGCAAGCAAggaaaggtgcttgcagccaagcctgacaatctgaggtCATCCCTGGGTCTCCCATGGAGGAGAAAAATGACTCACAAGTTACCTATGAGCTCCCTGAGAGTGCTGTGACATgcattttcatacacatatatacacatatatacacatatatacacacatatacacatatatacacatatatacacatatatacacacatatacacatatatacacacatatacacatatatacacatatatacacatatatacacacacatgcggaTGTGCATGAGAAATatgattctgaaaaataaaagtaaaattcagaCACAGTANNNNNNNNNNNNNNNNNNNNNNNNNNNNNNNNNNNNNNNNNNNNNNNNNNNNNNNNNNNNNNNNNNNNNNNNNNNNNNNNNNNNNNNNNNNNNNNNNNNNNNNNNNNNNNNNNNNNNNNNNNNNNNNNNNNNNNNNNNNNNNNNNNNNNNNNNNNNNNNNNNNNNNNNNNNNNNNNNNNNNNNNNNNNNNNNNNNNNNNNNNNNNNNNNNNNNNNNNNNNNNNNNNNNNNNNNNNNNNNNNNNNNNNNNNNNNNNNNNNNNNNNNNNNNNNNNNNNNNNNNNNNNNNNNNNNNNNNNNNNNNNNNNNNNNNNNNNNNNNNNNNNNNNNNNNNNNNNNNNNNNNNNNNNNNNNNNNNNNNNNNNNNNNNNNNNNNNNNNNNNNNNNNNNNNNNNNNNNNNNNNNNNNNNNNNNNNNNNNNNNNNNNNNNNNNNNNNNNNNNNNNNNNNNNNNNNNNNNNNNNNNNNNNNNNNNNNNNNNNNNNNNNNNNNNNNNNNtttctgagttcgaggccagcctggtctacaaagtgagtgccaggacagccagggctacacagagaaaccctgtatcgaaaaaccaaaaaaaaaaaaaaaaaaaaaaaaaaaaaagagttcagctTTAGTAAGAATGTATCCTTGCAAGTTTACCTCTTTAGCGTCCATGACAGTGCCAACCCCCACTGTCAGGGCCATGGTGGGCACCTTGGCAAGATCACCATCAAAGAACCTAGCGTTGGCCAGGATGGTGTCCATAGCCAGAGTCTTCACACGGGTCCTGGACACCAGGCTGGAGCCTGGCTCGTTGAAGGCAATGTGTCCATCGGGGCCAATGCCTGCGCAGACAgcagaggagctctgtgagttacAGGGACCAAAAACTTCAACAACAGATTGTGTCCTCTGCTTGGAAAAGGGTCCTTGAAAACAGCATTTCTTCTCATTGTACACTAGGTCAGATCTTCCTCAATCATGtgacctccctccccatctctgagACGTGAGCCACACACAAGGCTCAGGTACCTTGCTTGCACCCTCAGACAGCGCAGAACTAACTGTGAAAGGCAGCATCCCTCTCACCCCACACTGTGGGGCAAGCAGTAcaccttctcccctcctccccagaggTGGAACCCAGCAAACCAACCTCAGCCTCAGGACCTGCAAGCTCCTCACTCCTCCTTActatcttctttatttccttcttttaaataaGGGCAGAGTCTattatatagccctggcagtgctggaactcagagatccacctgcctccaccttccaagtgctgggattaaagatgctgCCACAATGTCcagccctcctccttctcttatgAGGTTTAGGTTAAGGAGTAAGATACCATCCAGCTTTAAACCCAAGGTGACTCCCAACATGACAGCACATCGACACTGTCGGCACCCAAGAAGCAGACACCCAGGTTCCCACCTTCTCTCCATGCTTCCCTGGGGTTCAACTGATAGACAGCACACAAGGACTGCACGTTGTGTTTTGAAACTGAAGTCTAGGACTTTAAATGTTTAGCTGAGTGACATGGACTACCATGGAGGTAGTCTTGAGGACATCAGGATCCAAATCCAAACCTCTCCAAGGCACTGAGTGCATGAAGAAGCTATCTTGGCCATACAGctccagagcagaggcaggagccagggCTCCCACTCTATGCCTTCCCTGTCCCGCACAGTGATGGATGACTCTGCTGTGTTAGCACTAAGGAACCATGTGAAGAAGGTGTGGCATGTTCTCCTGGCCACGTACTGCAGTCACTCCAGGCATGGGCCTGGATACACACCGTGGAATGTGCCATGCTTACCTCCGACAAAGAGTTCGATCCCTCCGGCAGCCTGGATCTTCTCCTCAAAGGCGTCACACTCGGCCTGCAGGTCAGCCGCATTTCCATCCAAAATGTGGGTGTTTTCAGGGTGGATGTCAATGTGCTTGAAGAAATTATTCCACATGAAGGAGTGGTAACTCTCTGGGTGCTCTCGAGGAAGACCTGTGGGGtcagggagacactcactcagcTGAGACTGATTCGGAGCCCTCCTCCCAAGGACAATGCCAGGAGATCAAACTGGCTTTAGGGTCACTTGGGAGACTGCCCATCTAACCCCTAACATGTAGGTCAATCTTTAGCTATgcccaaaggaaaggaaaatttgtctcaaaacatatttaaaagcaggtatggcaagatggctcagtggttaaaggcacttaccaccaagcctgatggcctgatcTCTCCGATCTATATGGTAGAAGGACAGACTCCAGCAAACAATTCTCTGGTgtacacgcgcgcgcgcgcgcgcacacacacacacacacacacacacacacacacactcaatgtacttttcaaaatacatttagtctttAAATTGAAAGGAACTGCTGTGTACAGAAgtacacacttgcaatcccaggcAGGACTTGAGAGGTGAAGtgggaggatcacaagttccaggccaacctcaGCCACACAGAAAGAGCCtacctcagaaaaccaaaaagagaaagcaaagcaatCTGCTGCATGCCATACATGGATGAACCCTGAAAACATGCTACCCAACATCcaattacaaagaacaaagagccAAACGAACACATTAATGACCTGACTCGTATGAAGACCCTGGAAAGGTGAGATTCTGGAGAACGGGGTCAAAAAGTGGTTTCCA
This DNA window, taken from Mus caroli chromosome 18, CAROLI_EIJ_v1.1, whole genome shotgun sequence, encodes the following:
- the Gnpda1 gene encoding glucosamine-6-phosphate isomerase 1, with amino-acid sequence MKLIILEHYSQASEWAAKYIRNRIIQFNPGPDKYFTLGLPTGSTPLGCYQKLIEYYKNGDLSFQYVKTFNMDEYVGLPREHPESYHSFMWNNFFKHIDIHPENTHILDGNAADLQAECDAFEEKIQAAGGIELFVGGIGPDGHIAFNEPGSSLVSRTRVKTLAMDTILANARFFDGDLAKVPTMALTVGVGTVMDAKEVMILITGAHKAFALYKAIEEGVNHMWTVSAFQQHPRTVFVCDEDATLELKVKTVKYFKGLMLVHNKLVDPLYSIKEKDIQKSQSAKKPYSD